Proteins encoded in a region of the Shewanella polaris genome:
- the ubiK gene encoding ubiquinone biosynthesis accessory factor UbiK translates to MINPKKIEELAKQLSDNLPNGVKQFAGEFEERSKQVLQNQLMKLDVVSREEFEVQQHVLLKTREKLEALQAQVNELEKKLAE, encoded by the coding sequence ATGATTAATCCAAAGAAAATTGAAGAGCTCGCTAAACAACTTAGCGACAATCTGCCTAACGGTGTAAAGCAGTTTGCCGGAGAATTTGAAGAGCGCAGTAAACAAGTACTGCAAAACCAACTGATGAAACTGGACGTAGTTTCACGTGAAGAGTTTGAAGTACAACAACACGTATTACTTAAAACCCGCGAGAAGCTAGAAGCATTACAAGCACAAGTGAATGAATTAGAAAAAAAGCTTGCTGAGTAG
- the ilvM gene encoding acetolactate synthase 2 small subunit has protein sequence MMHALEITVQQRPEVLERVLRVTRHRGFKVTQMQVHINDDASMAIALWVEAERAIELLSNQLDKLIDVTHCKVLPAIALNQVANG, from the coding sequence ATGATGCATGCATTAGAAATAACCGTTCAACAACGTCCAGAAGTACTCGAACGCGTACTGCGTGTTACTCGCCATCGTGGATTTAAAGTCACTCAAATGCAGGTACACATCAATGATGATGCCAGCATGGCTATTGCCTTATGGGTTGAGGCTGAACGTGCAATTGAATTACTCAGTAACCAGTTAGATAAATTAATCGATGTGACGCATTGTAAAGTACTGCCCGCGATAGCGCTAAATCAAGTCGCCAACGGCTAG
- a CDS encoding pyridoxal-phosphate-dependent aminotransferase family protein, whose protein sequence is MLPVPTIQAFMPPRRILMGPGPSDVYPEVLAAQARPTIGHLDPLFVGMMDELKSLIQYAFQTKNEMTLAVSAPGSAGMETCFVNLVEPGEKVIVCRNGVFGERMRQNVERVGGVAVVVDNEWGEPVCPDKVEAALVAHPDAKFLAFVHAETSTGALSDAKTLCTLAQLHDCISIVDAVTSLGGVELLVDEWGIDAIYSGSQKCLSCVPGLSPVSFSPKAVAKLKARTTQVQSWFLDQTLVMGYWGNGAGAKRSYHHTAPVNALYALHESLRLLANEGLENAWARHRKMHLFLRDGLTKLGFEFVVEEASRLPQLNTVYIPDGVDDAAVRKYLLEEYNLEIGAGLGALAGKAWRIGLMGFSARRENVAICLYALEESLNQN, encoded by the coding sequence ATGTTACCCGTACCAACAATTCAAGCTTTTATGCCACCACGCCGAATCCTAATGGGCCCAGGCCCATCTGATGTGTATCCTGAAGTACTTGCTGCGCAAGCTCGACCGACTATTGGTCATCTTGATCCACTTTTTGTGGGTATGATGGATGAACTAAAAAGCCTCATTCAATACGCCTTTCAAACCAAAAATGAAATGACTTTAGCCGTATCAGCACCAGGCAGTGCCGGTATGGAAACCTGTTTTGTTAATTTAGTCGAGCCAGGCGAGAAAGTCATTGTGTGCCGTAATGGTGTATTTGGTGAGCGAATGCGCCAAAACGTTGAACGTGTTGGTGGTGTTGCGGTAGTGGTCGACAATGAATGGGGCGAACCAGTATGCCCTGATAAAGTTGAAGCTGCGCTTGTTGCGCATCCTGATGCAAAATTCTTAGCCTTTGTGCATGCTGAAACCTCAACAGGTGCGCTGTCTGATGCCAAAACCTTGTGTACCTTAGCGCAATTACACGACTGTATCAGCATTGTTGATGCGGTAACATCATTAGGTGGCGTGGAGTTGCTGGTGGACGAATGGGGAATTGATGCCATTTATTCGGGTAGTCAAAAATGTTTGTCTTGTGTGCCTGGCTTATCTCCTGTGTCATTTTCGCCTAAGGCAGTTGCTAAGTTAAAAGCCCGTACTACTCAAGTACAAAGTTGGTTCTTAGATCAAACCTTAGTGATGGGTTATTGGGGGAATGGTGCAGGCGCTAAACGCAGTTATCATCATACCGCCCCAGTTAATGCCTTGTACGCACTGCACGAGTCTTTGCGTTTGTTAGCCAACGAAGGGCTCGAAAATGCCTGGGCAAGACATCGTAAAATGCATCTGTTTTTGCGTGATGGATTAACCAAACTTGGGTTTGAATTTGTGGTTGAAGAAGCATCACGTTTACCACAACTTAATACTGTGTATATTCCCGATGGTGTTGATGACGCTGCCGTGCGTAAGTATTTATTGGAAGAATATAATTTAGAAATTGGTGCTGGCTTAGGTGCTTTAGCGGGTAAGGCATGGCGCATTGGTTTAATGGGCTTTAGTGCCCGTCGTGAAAACGTCGCCATTTGTTTATATGCATTAGAAGAGTCTCTTAACCAGAATTGA
- the ilvY gene encoding HTH-type transcriptional activator IlvY: MDIRSLKMYLHLCDSLHFAKTAEQSHVSPSTLSRALQRLEEEVGSKLFERDNRSVTMTHAGIEFKRFAEHTLSEWTQLRSRIDPSQQILRGNLNLYCSVTATYSHLPALLDRFRREHPHVDINLHTGDPANAVNQIQKNRADIAIIALPEVFPSSLHFTPIDKVPISVIAPTIQCQVQQWVNQSQIDWAKLPYIVPDHGPGRKRIDLWFKQMGIKPNIYAQVSGQEAIVSMVALGCGVGISPEAVLLNSPVRDRIQTLSSPVAIPPFELGCCCKEKRTNDPIISAFLAII, encoded by the coding sequence ATGGATATTCGTTCACTTAAAATGTATTTACACTTATGTGATAGCCTGCATTTTGCCAAAACAGCAGAGCAATCGCATGTCAGTCCATCGACATTAAGTCGTGCCTTACAACGTTTAGAAGAGGAAGTGGGTAGTAAATTGTTTGAACGTGACAATCGCAGTGTCACGATGACCCATGCAGGTATTGAATTTAAACGTTTTGCCGAGCACACATTATCGGAATGGACTCAATTACGCAGTCGTATTGACCCAAGCCAGCAAATTTTACGCGGCAATCTTAATTTGTATTGCTCGGTGACTGCGACTTATAGCCATTTACCAGCATTGTTAGATCGATTTAGACGTGAGCATCCTCATGTCGATATTAATCTCCATACCGGAGACCCAGCTAATGCAGTAAACCAAATCCAAAAAAATCGTGCCGATATTGCCATTATTGCTTTGCCGGAAGTCTTTCCTAGCAGTTTGCATTTTACGCCGATTGATAAAGTACCCATTTCCGTCATTGCCCCAACAATACAATGCCAAGTACAGCAATGGGTAAACCAATCCCAAATTGACTGGGCTAAGTTGCCCTATATCGTACCGGATCATGGTCCCGGCAGAAAAAGAATTGATTTGTGGTTTAAGCAAATGGGCATAAAACCCAATATTTATGCCCAGGTATCAGGTCAGGAGGCGATAGTCTCTATGGTCGCGCTCGGCTGTGGTGTTGGTATCAGTCCAGAAGCCGTGCTCCTCAATAGCCCAGTACGTGATCGCATTCAAACTTTATCGTCACCAGTCGCGATCCCGCCATTTGAATTAGGCTGTTGCTGTAAAGAAAAACGCACCAATGATCCTATCATTAGTGCATTCTTAGCGATCATTTAA
- the ilvD gene encoding dihydroxy-acid dehydratase, whose translation MPKLRSATSTEGRNMAGARALWRATGVKENDFGKPIIAIANSFTQFVPGHVHLKNMGSLVAGAIEEAGGIAKEFNTIAVDDGIAMGHGGMLYSLPSRELIADSVEYMVNAHCADALVCISNCDKITPGMLMAALRLNIPVVFVSGGPMEAGKTKLSDQIIKLDLVDAMVAGADTNVSDEDSKQIERSACPTCGSCSGMFTANSMNCLTEALGLSLPGNGSMLATHEDRRELFLEAGRRVMKLAERYYKYDDETALPRNIASFKSFENAMVLDVAMGGSSNTVLHLIAAAQEAEIDFTMADIDRISRLVPHLCKVAPSTPKYHMEDVHRAGGVMGILGELDRAGLLHNDVPHVAADNGGDLKSVLAKYDIKQTNDPDIIRFFSAGPAGIPTTKAFSQNCRWDSVDDDRENGCIRSREFAFSQEGGLAVLSGNVAVDGCIVKTAGVDKSNLTFVGSARVYESQDDAVAGILGGEVVEGDVVVIRYEGPKGGPGMQEMLYPTTYLKSRGLGAKCALITDGRFSGGTSGLSIGHVSPEAASGGTIALIENGDQIAIDIPQRSIQLNVNDEELTRRRNAMDAKGPLGWKPVSRERYVSLALKAYALLATSADKGAVRDRSKLEG comes from the coding sequence ATGCCAAAATTACGTTCAGCAACCAGTACCGAAGGCCGCAACATGGCAGGCGCCCGTGCACTATGGCGTGCCACTGGCGTGAAAGAAAATGATTTTGGCAAGCCCATTATCGCAATCGCTAATTCGTTCACTCAGTTTGTACCCGGCCATGTACATTTAAAGAATATGGGATCATTGGTTGCAGGTGCCATTGAAGAAGCAGGCGGAATTGCCAAAGAATTTAATACCATTGCCGTAGATGACGGTATTGCCATGGGTCATGGTGGCATGTTGTATAGCTTACCGTCGCGCGAGTTAATTGCAGACAGTGTTGAGTATATGGTCAATGCTCATTGTGCCGATGCATTGGTGTGTATTTCTAACTGCGACAAGATTACTCCTGGCATGTTAATGGCGGCGCTACGGTTAAATATCCCAGTAGTATTTGTATCTGGTGGGCCAATGGAAGCAGGTAAAACTAAGTTATCTGATCAAATTATTAAACTTGATTTGGTTGATGCGATGGTTGCTGGTGCTGATACCAATGTCAGTGATGAAGATAGTAAGCAAATTGAACGGAGTGCTTGTCCTACTTGTGGGTCGTGCTCGGGTATGTTTACTGCTAACTCAATGAACTGTTTAACTGAAGCCCTAGGTTTATCGCTACCAGGTAATGGTTCTATGTTGGCAACCCATGAAGATCGCCGTGAATTATTTTTAGAAGCCGGTCGCCGCGTGATGAAGTTGGCTGAGCGTTATTATAAGTATGATGATGAAACAGCGTTGCCACGCAATATTGCTTCATTTAAATCGTTTGAAAATGCCATGGTATTAGACGTTGCCATGGGAGGCTCATCAAATACGGTATTGCATTTAATAGCCGCTGCCCAAGAGGCTGAAATTGACTTTACCATGGCGGATATTGATCGCATATCGCGCTTAGTGCCTCATTTATGTAAGGTTGCGCCATCAACACCGAAATATCATATGGAAGACGTTCATCGTGCTGGTGGTGTTATGGGGATTTTAGGCGAGTTAGATCGTGCGGGATTATTGCATAACGATGTACCGCATGTGGCTGCAGACAATGGTGGCGATTTAAAATCTGTGTTAGCTAAGTACGACATTAAACAAACTAACGATCCTGATATCATCCGCTTTTTTAGTGCCGGCCCGGCAGGGATTCCAACCACTAAAGCATTTAGCCAAAATTGTCGTTGGGACAGTGTTGATGACGACCGTGAAAATGGCTGTATTCGTTCGCGTGAATTTGCCTTTAGTCAAGAAGGTGGTTTAGCGGTATTGTCAGGTAACGTAGCCGTTGATGGTTGTATTGTAAAAACCGCAGGAGTGGATAAGTCTAATTTAACCTTTGTGGGTAGTGCTCGGGTGTATGAAAGCCAAGACGATGCAGTAGCCGGAATTTTAGGCGGTGAAGTGGTTGAAGGCGATGTAGTGGTTATTCGCTACGAAGGCCCTAAGGGCGGCCCTGGAATGCAGGAAATGCTGTATCCAACAACCTATTTGAAATCTCGTGGCTTAGGCGCTAAATGTGCGTTAATTACCGATGGTCGTTTTTCCGGTGGAACATCTGGTTTATCGATTGGCCATGTATCACCAGAGGCTGCGTCTGGCGGCACGATTGCGCTAATTGAAAATGGCGATCAAATTGCCATTGATATTCCTCAACGTAGTATTCAACTTAATGTGAATGATGAAGAGCTTACTCGTCGTCGCAATGCGATGGATGCTAAAGGTCCATTAGGTTGGAAGCCTGTTTCCCGTGAGCGTTATGTGTCATTAGCCCTGAAAGCTTATGCCCTACTTGCCACCAGTGCTGATAAAGGTGCTGTACGCGATCGTTCTAAGCTGGAGGGGTAA
- the ilvA gene encoding threonine ammonia-lyase, biosynthetic produces MLALASKAQLDLAHYYLQKILLSSVYDVAKVTPLSSMNKLSARFGCQVYLKREDMQPVHSFKLRGAYNRIAALTQDECDRGVVCASAGNHAQGVAMSAASRGIDAVIVMPSTTPDIKIDAVKRLGGTVVLHGQAFDQANDYAKNLSATEGRVYIAPFDDEAVIAGQGTIAQEMVQQQRDIEIVFVPVGGGGLIAGIAAYYKAVMPQVKIIGVEPEDAACLKAALEADEPVTLAQVGLFADGVAVKRIGDEPFRLAREYVDEVVTVTSDEICAAVKDIFEDTRAIAEPAGALSIAGLKKYMAQQGDAIDAPKKVAAILSGANVNFHSLRYVSERCELGEQKEAVLAVKIPEKPGSFLRFCQLLNNRVMTEFNYRFSSRDIAVVFAGIRLTGGQTELADIIALLESEGFEVQDLSQDETAKLHVRYMVGGHPLEPLEERLFSFEFPEHPGALLKFLTTLQSKWNISLFHYRNHGAAFGRVLTGFEVPANDDVAFAQFLTDLGFVYQEETHSPAYQLFLNSTKAKA; encoded by the coding sequence ATGTTGGCTTTGGCGTCTAAAGCTCAATTAGATCTGGCTCATTACTATTTACAGAAAATTTTGCTGTCGTCTGTTTACGATGTGGCCAAAGTGACGCCATTGTCGAGCATGAATAAATTGTCTGCTCGCTTTGGTTGTCAGGTGTATTTAAAGCGTGAAGATATGCAGCCCGTGCATTCATTTAAGTTACGTGGTGCCTACAACCGTATCGCTGCGTTAACTCAAGATGAATGTGATAGAGGTGTGGTGTGTGCATCGGCGGGTAACCATGCTCAAGGTGTGGCAATGTCAGCCGCCAGCCGCGGTATCGATGCGGTTATTGTGATGCCGAGTACGACACCTGATATTAAAATTGATGCAGTAAAACGCTTGGGTGGCACTGTAGTGCTACACGGGCAAGCGTTTGATCAAGCGAATGATTATGCTAAAAACCTTTCGGCAACAGAAGGACGTGTTTATATCGCCCCGTTTGATGACGAAGCGGTGATTGCCGGTCAAGGCACCATTGCCCAAGAAATGGTGCAGCAACAACGTGATATTGAAATCGTGTTTGTACCGGTTGGCGGTGGTGGACTAATAGCAGGCATTGCAGCTTATTACAAAGCGGTGATGCCACAAGTTAAAATCATTGGGGTCGAGCCAGAAGACGCAGCGTGCTTAAAAGCCGCATTAGAAGCCGACGAACCAGTCACTCTGGCTCAAGTTGGTTTGTTTGCTGATGGGGTTGCCGTTAAACGGATTGGTGATGAGCCATTTCGATTAGCCCGTGAATACGTTGATGAAGTGGTTACTGTCACTTCTGACGAAATATGCGCGGCAGTCAAAGATATTTTTGAAGATACCCGAGCGATTGCCGAACCCGCAGGGGCTTTATCGATTGCTGGGCTTAAAAAGTACATGGCTCAACAGGGTGACGCCATCGATGCACCTAAAAAAGTGGCTGCTATTTTAAGTGGTGCTAACGTTAATTTCCATAGCTTACGTTATGTGTCTGAGCGTTGTGAATTAGGTGAACAAAAAGAAGCGGTATTAGCGGTCAAAATACCTGAAAAACCAGGCAGTTTTTTACGCTTTTGTCAGTTACTGAATAACCGTGTTATGACCGAGTTTAACTATCGCTTTAGCAGTCGTGATATTGCGGTGGTATTTGCCGGAATTCGACTAACGGGGGGACAAACCGAGTTAGCGGATATTATCGCGTTACTTGAGTCGGAAGGCTTTGAGGTTCAAGATTTATCTCAAGATGAAACCGCAAAATTACATGTGCGTTATATGGTGGGTGGTCATCCACTAGAACCACTAGAAGAGCGCTTATTTAGTTTTGAGTTTCCTGAACATCCTGGGGCGTTGTTGAAGTTTTTAACTACTTTACAGAGTAAATGGAATATCAGTTTATTTCATTATCGCAACCATGGTGCAGCCTTTGGCAGAGTATTAACAGGCTTTGAAGTACCTGCGAATGATGATGTCGCATTTGCCCAGTTTTTAACAGACTTAGGTTTTGTGTATCAAGAAGAGACTCATAGTCCGGCTTATCAGTTATTTTTGAATAGCACTAAAGCCAAGGCATGA
- the ilvC gene encoding ketol-acid reductoisomerase, which translates to MANYFNSLNLRQQLAQLAQCRFMDRTEFSDGCQYIKDWNIVILGCGAQGLNQGLNMRDSGLNISFALRPQAIAEKRASWQKATDNGFKVGTFEELIPAADLVLNLTPDKQHTNVVNAVMPLMKQGATLSYSHGFNIVEEGMQVRPDITVVMVAPKCPATEVREEYKRGFGVPTLIAVHPENDPNSDGLAIAKAYASATGGDRAGVLMSSFVAEVKSDLMGEQTILCGMLQTGAILGYEKMVADGVDPAYAGKLIQQGWETVTEALKHGGITNMMDRLSNPAKIKAFDMAEELKEILKPLFEKHMDDIISGEFSRTMMEDWANDDANLLRWRAETNETAFENAPVSSDHIDEQTYFDKGIFLVAMIKAGVELAFDTMVAAGIVEESAYYESLHETPLIANTIARKRLYEMNIVISDTAEYGCYLFNHAAVPMLREYVNSMSSEYLGGGLKDQSTGVDNLRLIDVNDQIRNTEVEFIGAELRGYMTDMKSIVEAS; encoded by the coding sequence ATGGCTAACTATTTTAACTCTCTGAATTTACGTCAACAATTAGCTCAATTAGCACAATGCCGCTTTATGGACCGTACTGAATTCAGTGATGGTTGCCAATATATTAAAGATTGGAATATCGTGATTTTAGGTTGTGGCGCCCAAGGCCTTAACCAAGGTTTAAACATGCGTGACTCAGGCCTAAACATTTCTTTTGCCTTACGTCCGCAAGCCATTGCTGAAAAGCGTGCATCGTGGCAAAAAGCCACTGATAACGGCTTTAAAGTAGGTACCTTTGAAGAGCTTATTCCTGCAGCTGATTTAGTGTTAAACCTAACACCAGATAAGCAACATACTAACGTTGTTAATGCGGTTATGCCATTAATGAAGCAAGGTGCTACGTTATCTTATTCACATGGTTTCAATATCGTTGAAGAAGGCATGCAAGTTCGTCCAGATATTACTGTTGTTATGGTTGCACCAAAGTGCCCTGCGACAGAAGTTCGTGAAGAATATAAGCGTGGTTTTGGTGTACCAACATTGATTGCTGTACACCCAGAAAACGACCCTAACAGTGACGGTTTGGCCATTGCGAAGGCTTATGCTAGCGCTACAGGTGGCGACCGTGCTGGCGTATTAATGTCATCTTTTGTGGCAGAAGTTAAGTCAGACTTGATGGGCGAACAGACTATTTTATGTGGCATGTTGCAAACGGGTGCTATTTTAGGTTACGAAAAAATGGTTGCCGACGGTGTTGACCCAGCTTATGCCGGCAAGTTAATTCAACAAGGTTGGGAAACCGTTACCGAAGCGCTTAAGCACGGCGGTATTACCAATATGATGGATCGCTTGTCTAACCCAGCTAAAATCAAAGCATTTGATATGGCTGAAGAGTTAAAAGAAATCCTTAAGCCACTATTTGAAAAGCACATGGACGATATTATCAGTGGTGAGTTTTCTCGCACTATGATGGAAGACTGGGCTAATGATGATGCTAACTTATTGCGTTGGAGAGCTGAAACCAACGAAACTGCATTTGAAAATGCGCCTGTTTCATCTGATCATATTGATGAGCAAACGTATTTCGATAAAGGCATTTTCTTAGTTGCTATGATCAAGGCAGGTGTAGAACTTGCGTTTGATACCATGGTTGCCGCAGGCATTGTTGAAGAGTCGGCTTACTATGAGTCGCTACATGAAACACCTTTGATTGCTAACACCATTGCGCGTAAGCGTTTATATGAAATGAACATCGTTATTTCAGATACAGCTGAATACGGTTGTTACTTGTTTAATCATGCGGCAGTGCCAATGCTACGTGAATACGTAAACTCAATGTCATCTGAGTATTTAGGTGGCGGTCTTAAGGATCAATCAACTGGTGTTGATAACCTGCGCTTAATTGATGTAAATGATCAAATTCGTAATACAGAAGTTGAGTTTATCGGCGCTGAATTACGTGGTTACATGACTGATATGAAAAGTATTGTGGAAGCTAGCTAA
- the ilvG gene encoding acetolactate synthase 2 catalytic subunit, with protein sequence MEAGQKMRGADAVIKVLAAHGVTTVFGYPGGAIMPIYDALYGGPVEHLLSRHEQGAAFAAVGYARASGKTGVCFATSGPGATNLITSLADALLDSVPLVAITGQVSTSVIGTDAFQEIDVLGMSLSCTKHSFMVTDINELIPTLYRAFEVAAEGRPGPVLVDIPKDIQLAALEYKTPLQSVTDELLPQVDDLDAAIALIKHAKKPMLYVGGGVGMAGAVAHLRQFIDTTGIPSVATLKGLGSIAHGTKGYLGMLGMHGGKGANLAVQECDLLMVVGARFDDRVTGRLASFASNAKVLHLDIDAAEIGKLRQADVAIAAELSIVLPALTAAVAGQLDISPWQANVEELSLTHQWDYHHPGDLIYAPAMLRRLANKLPEDSVVACDVGQHQMWVAQHMWFRRPEDHLSSAGLGTMGFGLPAAIGAQVARPDATVVTVSGDGSFMMNVQELTTIKRRKLPVKILLIDNQKLGMVKQWQQLFFEERYSETDLSDNPNFVLMASAFDIPGRTITRADQVEQALDEMLNSDGPYMLHVSIDDAFNVWPLVPPGASNSEMMDQMEKQT encoded by the coding sequence ATGGAAGCAGGACAAAAAATGCGTGGCGCAGATGCCGTAATCAAAGTACTAGCAGCACATGGTGTGACGACCGTGTTTGGTTATCCTGGCGGGGCCATTATGCCAATCTACGACGCCCTCTATGGTGGACCTGTTGAGCACTTACTTAGCCGCCATGAACAAGGTGCCGCATTTGCTGCCGTAGGGTATGCCCGTGCTAGTGGTAAAACCGGGGTGTGCTTTGCAACATCAGGACCTGGTGCCACTAACTTAATTACCTCACTTGCCGATGCTTTACTTGATTCTGTACCATTAGTTGCCATAACCGGCCAAGTGTCTACCAGTGTTATTGGTACTGATGCCTTCCAAGAAATTGATGTATTAGGTATGTCGTTGTCATGCACAAAACACAGTTTTATGGTCACCGACATCAATGAGCTTATTCCCACCTTATATCGTGCATTCGAAGTTGCTGCAGAAGGGCGTCCTGGTCCAGTTTTAGTTGATATTCCAAAAGACATTCAACTTGCAGCATTAGAATACAAAACACCCCTTCAAAGCGTTACTGATGAATTACTTCCACAAGTCGATGACTTAGATGCCGCTATAGCGCTAATTAAACATGCTAAAAAGCCTATGTTGTATGTCGGTGGTGGTGTTGGAATGGCTGGTGCCGTTGCACATTTACGTCAGTTCATCGACACCACAGGCATTCCATCGGTGGCCACCTTAAAAGGTTTAGGCAGCATTGCGCATGGCACCAAAGGTTATTTAGGCATGTTGGGTATGCATGGTGGTAAAGGTGCTAATTTGGCCGTGCAAGAATGCGATTTGCTAATGGTTGTCGGAGCTCGTTTTGATGACCGAGTTACTGGTCGTCTTGCCAGTTTTGCCAGCAACGCCAAAGTATTACATTTAGACATAGACGCGGCAGAAATTGGAAAGTTACGCCAAGCTGACGTAGCGATAGCTGCAGAGCTTAGCATAGTGCTACCGGCACTAACCGCTGCGGTAGCTGGACAGCTTGATATTAGTCCGTGGCAAGCAAATGTTGAAGAGCTATCTCTTACACACCAATGGGATTATCATCATCCTGGTGATTTAATTTATGCCCCTGCGATGTTACGTCGTTTAGCCAATAAACTTCCCGAGGACAGTGTTGTTGCCTGTGATGTAGGTCAGCATCAGATGTGGGTCGCACAACATATGTGGTTCCGTCGTCCAGAAGATCATTTATCAAGTGCAGGTTTAGGTACTATGGGTTTTGGTTTGCCTGCTGCGATTGGCGCTCAAGTTGCGCGACCTGATGCTACCGTGGTCACAGTCTCTGGTGATGGCTCGTTTATGATGAATGTTCAAGAGTTAACCACCATTAAACGTCGTAAATTACCAGTAAAAATCTTACTGATTGATAATCAAAAATTGGGTATGGTTAAACAGTGGCAGCAGTTATTTTTTGAAGAGCGTTACAGTGAAACAGATTTATCTGATAATCCTAACTTTGTCCTTATGGCATCAGCATTTGATATCCCTGGTCGAACGATAACGCGTGCCGATCAAGTCGAACAAGCATTAGACGAAATGTTAAACAGTGACGGTCCTTATATGTTGCATGTGTCGATTGATGATGCTTTTAACGTATGGCCTCTAGTACCACCTGGCGCGAGTAATAGTGAGATGATGGATCAAATGGAGAAGCAAACATGA